Genomic window (Salvelinus alpinus chromosome 13, SLU_Salpinus.1, whole genome shotgun sequence):
ctaaagcttaggCTAAGGCTATGCACTAACGCCAGataaaaaataatgaaagaaaaacttCCATGTCGCCTATAGATACAACTTGCACAAGAATTATACATGTAGGCATTTGTATGCCTTATTTTCTCTCTATTCAAACCGCCTGCCACCCACCCgtccttcatccacacaatatttcatgaccctaaaacCTGCCGCACTCTGACATAACTGCGGGGACTACAGGTTGAGTCAACCTGCGCATCACTACTACTGTACCCATAACTATCTGACTGTCAGTATACACTGACACCTACAGAAATAACTTCTTTATAGACATCTGTCTGGAACCCATCAGAGGATGGTTCAGTTCACACAACTGATCTAGGCCTAGTTCCAAGTGAATAGAgaacaaataaatatatttttaaagtactccAGCACGCTGGTATTTCTCCACAATGTATTTAACAAATGGCCTATTGTGTTTATCCCCAAACTTAACTTgtcaaaaatatttttggtaaTTTGACATTTCAGTTTATCAATTGTGACCGTTGCGCATCTCTACCTCTGCAGGTAATCCAGTACCAAACAGTACGTTATGACACATTACCTCTGTCGCCTGTGTCCAGAAACAGACTCGGTAAGTATCCTGTCACTATAGTGTCTAAAAGGTCAAAGGGTCTTAATcttgtcccagatctgttacTGCTGCCTTGACTTTTCTTACAGTACAAAACATACAAAAGacaacatacagacacacacaaacatcacacctgcccagacccacttgTTCTCACTCCTATCTCTGCGCTACTCTCTGCCACGTCCTCAAATTGCACCATTTTGTTCCTCCGTTTCCCACACTCTGGCATATTATTTTTCCATTGTCTTAACGATGGAGGATTGGTTGTTTTCCagatatgtaaaaaaataaaataccaaAGTAATTGATAAGAGTATCGTCCAACccatcttcaatatgtacccattgttccttTTTAGTGCATTAAAAACCctgttttctccccaatttcgtgatatccaattggtagttagtcttgtcccatcgctgcaactcccctatggactcgggagagacgaGCGTCGAGAACCATGCATCCTCCAgaacatgaccctgccaagctgcactgcttgcttaacccggaagccagctgcaccaatgtgtcggaggaaacacctgccacaaggagtccctagagtgcgatgggacaaggaaatcgcGGCCAGCCAaagcctcccctaacccggacgacactgagacaattgtgcgccgtctcATGGATCTCtcggtcatggctggctgtgacgcaacctggaatcgaacccggggctgtagtgacgccttagacCGCTCCGCCTCTCGGGAGGCCTGTAGTGCATTCAAACATATGTCtcaagtaaaagccttgggtgGTGAGTAGATACAATTCCAATCTGAGAGGTTAAAACTATATAAAGACTTATGGAAGAGTATACTTTAAAAAATGTCTTCGTTGGGGTAATTGGGATTACagagaataaaaaatatatacattttgggAGCCATGCCATTCTGAAGAGGTTAATTCTACCTATAAGATTCATAGGAAGATTGTTCCATTTTAATTAGGTCTATTTTCATATTGTTGAGTAATGGGATAAAGTCATCTTTTATATTTGTTTTGTCACTTAAGCATCCtaagtattttatattttttgtggTCCACTTAAAGTATTGCCGTAGATCATgagttattatttttattttacccttTTGccattatttcagttttttacatgtacattttataTCCTGAGATTTAATtattctgaaaatattttttaacaaggggggcattgagttttcaatattggtcaggtatatcagGAGATCGGCAAATAAGTTTAGATTATATTCATGTTTACCAATACTGATAGCTGTTACATTTTTGGTCCTGTCTAATTCTTTCTGTAATTGCCAGTgcaaacaggaggggagagaaTACATCACTGTCTTGTTCCCCTTTCTTAAGCAATTTCAGATAATGTATTTGTATATTTTTGCTTTAGGATATTTATAATATTTTTATTGCATGTATTTCAGCTGGAAAGTTGAAGGCTTGCagagttttttttaatttttataggAAAGACCATTCAAGACAGTTGAAAGCCTTTTCCACATCAACAGCCATTATtgataaatgtattttttatttttttgcgtaTTGTATCGTACTGAAACGTGTTCTTGTATTTGTTTGTAAATGTCTATTATGTCTAAACTATTATTGTCGCTGTCATGACATTGAATGTAAGGGGTTGCCGCGACAGAACAAACAGATCTTGGACCAGGCTATGACAGTAGGAGTTATTGGTATGACttaacaaacagatctgggaccaggctagagaccAGAGATCTATGGCTTTGAAATTGAAAAATGAGAGGTTACTTGTTTTAGTTTTTCTCTGTGGTATTGACTGTGATTGGACTTGGGCTCCTGCTCATCAGATGCAGTCAAGAGGAAGATTCTGGTGCTGGACCTTGATGAGACCCTAGTCCACTCCCACCATGATGGGGCTGGGAGATTCAAAGGGAGATCCAAAGTGAGACCAGGCACTCCACCAGACTTCATCCTAACGGTATTGGCCTATATGTTCACTGTCTGATTAATTAGCGTCGCGCTGTCACCTTGTCAACAAACACCAGACTGACTCACACGCCTAACCTTACCTATTCTCTTTTATTcatattctctttctctcccgtGAAGGTGGTAATCGACAAACATCCTTTCAGGTTTTTAGTACATAAAAGACCGCATGTGGACTTCTTCTTAGAAGTGGTAAGTGATGGGCCTTTTGTGTCAACATCCAAATAAGTACAATATAGTAGCAAGTATGAACATTTATTCAAATAAGCTTTGGTTATAGGATTTCAAGCAGCTAAATACTTTTGTGTTAGCATCTTGTTTATTCTCTCTGCAGTGTTTCTTGGTACCAACGACTGCTTAGTTGTGCTTTGAATAAAGGACTGTATCTTGACGTGTGAGTTGGGGCTATTGTCGTGGTGTCCACTTAAAAtacagagaggaggatggcagtGTTATTATTGCAGTTTAAATCATGAAATTATATTGAAGGATGAATGGATATTAGGACGATTACGGTGAAGGGATGGTTAACtggaaaattaaaaaaaatacatgacTGATCTGATATATGGTAAAACAAATGCATATAAATGTACTTATAAACCTCATAACATTTCAAAGGAATATCACAGGAGTGAAAGTTAAAACATTAGTAAAATAAAGTTATGGTAAACATATCAATTAGTAACAGTGAATGTTCTCAATCAAATTCTAATACAAATCAATAAATAAGAATTTATGTGATCAATAAATGCATCCAAAACACCAAGGAAAGGTTATGAGAGGAAAGGTGTGTTGTAACAAACACTTGCAAACTGTTAAGGTCTGGCGCTGACGTTTCTTTTTCTTTGGTATCGTGGCGGTCGCACCTTTTGTTTGTtcatgctgccacctactgtgcgGGAGTGTAGTCGATCACGTTACATTTTGtgatacaaaaataaaaaggaccaactaaccctacactgagtgtaccaaacattaggaacaccttcctaatatattgagttgcaacccttttgccctcagaacagccttaatttgtCGGAGCATTGACTCTAAaaggtgtcaagcgttccacagggatgctggcccatgttgtccAATGCTTCCTTCCctcagttgtcaagttggctgggtgtcctttgggccgtggaccattcttgatacacatgggaaactgttgagtgtgaaaagcccagcaacgttgcagttaacactcaaactggtgtgcttggcacctactaccataccccgcacttaaatattttgtcttgcccattcgccctctgaatggcacacggttaacaatccatgtctcaatggtctcaaggcttaaaattctGTCTTTAACCCGTCtgctacactgatttgaagtggatttaataagtgacatcaatatgggatcatagctttcacctggtcagtctgtcttgGAAAGAGGTGTTTTGTACACTGTCTATACCACTATTTCCTAAAAATGATAAcaccaccccattccactactggCCTGGGAGGACAGTACTCTTTCGTTCCACACACCTtgtaactcttctgcagtaaaacctcatacacccaagtacttctctgcagctccCACCACAACCGTCTGTTTTCTGTGATTTCCGTTCTATTtctacagttgataaccatggcaATGAATGTGAAGAAGCCAACCTTACCGAAGCAGAAATGCGTATCACTTTGTATTGCCCAAGGCCTGGTACTCACCCTTGACCCATCATCCTTTactccagtgtttcccaaactcggtcgtcgggaccccaaggggtgcgtGTTTTGGTATTTGCCCTGACACCTGCACAGCTGActtcaaatcatcaaagcttgatgattatttGAATctgctgtgtagtgctagagcaaaaaccaaaacgtgcaccccttggggccCCAAGGGCCgactttgggaaaccctgctctactctcttcactgcctcgGCATATGACACCTTCTGTTCTACTCTGACCCTGGCAGCCTCAACTTGTCTCTCTCGCACCGGGTAATTCTGATCTCCAGCAACATGGCCACTGCCACAATTGACTTTATTTTTTCaccgatactacacattcctttgtcccgtgccctcctgcacacttctcacatctcggaatctccctcctacacactgctgcaacatgaccgTAAGCTTGGCATCTGAAACACTGTAATGGGTTCACCACAAAAGCTCTTACAGGATAACTGAAATATTCTAACATGACTTTGTCAGGTAGAATGCTTCAAAACTCAATGACAGACAAGACGGTGTCTTCTCAGTTTTACCACGCTCGCCACACTGATTTTAGGGAAAGGTGTGTGTATTTAAAGCCTCTGCTGGAGGGGGATTGGACAGGGTTGGTTGCTTGGTGATAGAATGAGGGGGACTGTCAGTCAGGGTAGGGGCAATTGGACAACCGTGATGACGACAAATGTATTTGAGTAGTGTTTTGAGCTAGCAATCAATACATTTTCATTTTGGGGTTGTGTACTATACAGTTAATCTCTGATTTATAATTTTGTGCACGTTTGTTTGGATCTCTTAGCTGTTTGTGTGAGATGCAACTCGTTTTTTTTTAGGTGAGTCAGTGGTATGAGCTGGTGGTTTTCACGGCCAGTATGGAAATATATGGCTCAGCCGTGTCTGACAAGCTAGACAGAGACATCCTTAAACGAAGATACTACAGACAGGTAAACAAACCCACTAACAGGTTCACTTCAGCTCTGTACAGTTATGCACTCTGCTCAGTCTTACACTCtgagggctggtttcccagatacAGATTTATGCCTCGTCCTCCACTAAAAAGCACTTTTAAACAAAAATCctgtgtccaggaaaccggcCCTGATTGTCTCTGTCATTATTTATAGGTTCTCTCTATGTAAAGTTAGACTTATCACTCTTTTGCAACATATAAAACTCGCTTTTATTCCTAATTTTCATTTCTCTGTTTAGCACTGTACATTGGATCTGGGTAGCTATTTTAAAGATCTTTCTGTGGTGCACAATGATCTATCTAGCGTAGTCATCCTGGACAACTCGCCTGGAGCCTACCGCATCCACCCTGGTAAGCAGCTGTTACCATGTTATGACTACATGTTAGGCTTGGGCGATATACCGTATACCATTTAAGAAAGATAATAAGTCACTAGGGTGCTGCGGGGGGGTGTGCTCCGCCCCTGCATATAATGACTTATGTCAAATtatatccagctcagggctccagctttGCATTTTGTTTGCTAAGTGGGTAGTTGTCAAAAATCAAGCTTTTTGGTTACAGCAGAGTCATTCTAGTCTGAGTACTagtctctttagctaacattccactccttgtcattGCTAAAGAGACTGGCCTTTCTGCCATCTTCAAATATGAACATTCATCATTAATGAGCTCGAGGAGAACGGAGGAGTCAATCATGATTCGATAACCCTCACAGCTATAATCCAATTACGATTATCCAAATATTGGAGCTATATCCCTTTTTTTCTTCCACAGAACATGTTGGTATCCAGTTAAGCAATACTTTTTTGTTTGTCCAGACACAACCAGTCCATCAAAATCTAGCTGCATATTGAATGTTTTGAGATTCGGCAATTGAGATTGCTGAAACGCCGGTCTCTTTGGCAATGAcatggagtggaatgttagctaaaaagaCTAGTACCCAGACTAGAGACGTTCAATCCCTTTCTCgatcaagatccctgttgcctaaaTTATTCAGTGattaaaaatgtaaagaaaattgtattaaaaaaattaaataaaaatagcgCCTCTTGTGTGCACTTCCGGTAATACCGTATACCCCGGTATGGTATGataatctggataccgcccaacgcTACtacatgtacaggtaactgccaaaataaaggaaacacttgagtaaatgagggatataaAGTAGATTGAAAGAAGGCGCGGCTCCTGAGTTAAAGGAACGATTTTGCCATTTTGAATGTTGTaatgtttttgtgcatctctgggCGATGTTCCATTGATTTCCAGAGTAATTTCATGTTGTCATGTGTATCTGCGCTATTgccgttcaagcaggcagaaattcAGCCGGTATCACATAGCATTGCAGTAAAGCCACTaactacactggaagttaataggaatacgACTTTTAGGTCATTGGCCGTTGCGAATGTCAGACTCCACTCTTCGAGGTACATCGATCTGCACGTTGAACATGGTGAGATGGTAGACAACTATATcgatagtgcagtttgtttaggcgattttacagctaattagctacttcaTATGCTGTTGCCCAGCCAGCCCATAGAGGAGCACTGCATTGTGGGTTTTGTAATTGACTTGAGCTGCAACAAAGTTCCACAATTTTCACGTTATCAACCttataacaacaaaatgtgttcACCCCAAAAATATTGTTATAACATTTTAGTGTTATTTAACGCTATAAATTATAGGAATTCGTGGTTTTGGGTGTATTTTTccattaattaagcaattaacatcccatcatgcttagggtagAGTCCTGCATCGGATAGCATACCTACAGTTCCCCACGGACGACCCACAAAACAAAAATCAGCTGGCATGTGGAATGAAAACATTTTAACCCGAGGGTCGGCACACTGTTCAGAACAATTTTATTATGGGTAGGAATTGTTTTAAATCAAGATAAACGTTGTACAAATCCAGGAGCTTGTGTTGCATTGTCCTGAATTCTATTCTGTAATAGTGAGGCAGACATCGTAGCCTACGGCTAGATGGATACACAGCCTGCAAAAAGTGCAAGCAGGTATTTGTTTACGATAATTCAGTTAATTATTACATTCATTCAGGCTTTCGTTCAGACTATTTGCAGGGCATATGAAGTTCCAACCTGTGCGGCTGGTAAAACTGAGGATagactactaaataaatgtaggcTATTTTTGCAGCCTATTCGGTTCTCGGAATTGTTAAAGTTTCAATTAAAATATTTATTTGAACTAAACAATATTGAATGTAAAGGCTTTGTTATGTCGGCTATAGGTTTCATTAGATAAGAAGGCTAATTAGAaagcttttttttttcttcaaagtgATTTGAGTTAATGTGCTGCATCGTATTGGGAAAATAAGATATTGTTATTAATTCATGGCATGGTTTCCTTTTGTCCAAATGTTGGATAGACATGCAGACAAATTAATGTAGGGAAGGGGAATAGCTTAATAGCCTGGAGTCATAaaaacaatttaaataaatttGTTATTTGGTGGGTCACGGATTGGCTCTCGGATCAATTCAATGCGGGTGGGTCAGGTTAGAGAGATCTTCCCTGATGTCGGGTATTGGGTGGGGCTCGGAATTGATGTGGCCGGGGCGGGTGCGGCTCCAAAAAACTGACCCATGCAGGACTTTAGCTTAAGGTCATGTATAACAATGCCCAGTTGCGCATCATTTTGgataccatggctagaagaacaGATCTGTGACTTTGAGAgtggtctcaaaggagcatagggtatttaaacagtgtgtgtgtgtgcctcagtcAACAGATCTGAAcagtatgggagattctggagcagctaTGGAGTGATTTCAGTGCCAACAGATTGTTTTTTAATTTGTATTAGGATATTGaatttgaattcaaggcacacatgtaatcattgaattcataaattgaacttgtatttcatgatttgaaactgaattgaatgAATATTGCTTTCAGTTGTAAAATTGTTGAATATTCAAACTGATATGATAAGTTTCAATATGGTATATTGCATTCATTGTCTGTATCAAGTTTACAAACTATAATTTAGGGTGTATCAAAGTTTCATATGTTCAACCTCTGAGATTCAGCTTTCAAATTCATTTCTCTAAATTCCTCTTTAAAACCAAACCAACATCGAGGTACTTTGCCAGCCAGGAAAGGTAGAGGAGAACGGATAGAATCAAACACTCTCTGTGGGGAAACAACAGAAGTTTCTGGCGGTTTCTGAAGCCCAATATGGCATGTTGAATTTATATTCTTCCAATTTTTAATTTGGCTCTAGCGTTTGAACCATTTTGGCAACAAGCTATTATTTGAGATCACGGCATCAATATAACTGCCTGTGTTCGAAATCAGGCCTAATGCACAATACTTTCAGTGGCAAGCAGAAGGATCTGTGCACTCATTTAATAAATGTAACAGAGGTGGTTTGGTGATCCATGCATGTGATGCgcaaccttgcctgagacctgaagagaTGTTAGTTTGAGTAATGAGGTTCTAACCCAGGTCTCCTGTGCGCCAAACAATGCAACTTTTCAGGTCTCCGACAAGTTACTCATCACGCAAGCATGGTCACCAAACCACCTGTTACATTTCACCCCCCCTTTGACCACCACCTTGAATAGACCTATCCAAGTCACAGGACCAATGCCTAGGCTTTATCTCGGCAAGCTAACGGTCACGTTACCCTTCCCGGAGACTTGAAACTAACACATCTAACAGGTCTTCAGGTTGCTCATCATATTAGCATCTATCACCAAACTGttttgatgagtaaccttgctggATCGTGAAGACTTCTATTAGTGTAGCAGATGGGGATTTGTGGAACTCAATCCTCAGCATGAAGGGTCGCCCCTTGCACAATTGAAGAAGGCCTTTTTTAATAGCACAATTGGTGGGAATGCTTCAGGAGGGCAGTCGTGTGTTTTGAGGCAAAAGTCCTGAGTTTGATCTCGGTACTATGAGCCGAGTCAGGGGGAAGCAGTACTCGTTAAGCAAGAAGCAGGTTGTCCTTTACATTAACTTCCTGAACTTATCCCTATAGGCTTTAGCtaagtgggctaacacagtcttgtgacATGTAGGAGACCTAATTCGAACCCAGTCAGTCACAAGAGCAAGCTTTTAAATAGGGAGTGAAAAGGCTATCCTTAGAAGGGCTATGACAGGGCCATTCAACTATATTCTTAATTGTGACACACTTCTAATGTGTTCTGTGCAGCCTGTGATCATCGTAAAGGGGAACGTCCGTGTTCCACAGAGTCTTTGCTTTCAGGaatggggtcataatagtttataGCCAAAACGGTTCAAATGCTAGAGCCAAATTCATAGGAAGAAAATAAATTAAACATACCATATTGGCTTCAGAAGCTTCAGTTTACCACAGAGAGCATTTGATTCTGTTCTGGTCACCTCTACTTTTCCTGGCtggcaaagtaccaggatgttgaaTCTGAATTTGAAAAATGAATCTGAGAAGTTGAATATGCTATTTGAAACTTAAACTTGAAATTATAGTTTAAACTTGATACACAGACAATGAATGCAATATCTACCATATTGAAACGGAATATGTAAATATTGGATTAGAATATTCAAACTGCATTTTAAAAATACAATATTcattcaattcagtttcaaatcatgaaatacaagTTCAATTCATATATTATGTCGTTTACTTCGTAAACAGGTGTTTACTAAGTTAAATGTTTATTAACGGGCCCttacaacaatgcagagaaagaaaatagagaaataatagaaaagtaaaacatgtaataattgattcacaatgagtaacgatagcTTTGGTGTATATACAAAGGGTACCAGAACTAAGTTGATGTGCAGGGATACGAGGTAATTGAGTTAGGTATTCAATATCCTAAAGCAAATTCAAAATGGGATTCAAATATAATTTCTGCTGGCATTGAAATTCATCCAATAGagtccaatagagttccagactcttgtagaatctatgccaagccATATTGATGCTGTTCtggtggctcgtggtggcccacgCCCTATTATGAccctttatgttggtgtttccttttatTTAGTCAGTTACCTGTACAACTCACACAGGATTATATGTTAAGTATATTTGGCTATGTATTATTTCAAACTAAGTTtaggtagatgccaagtgccgtTTTCATTGGATTGCTTATACAGAAGGGGCTTTTGGGTTATAACAGTTCTGTCATGGATCTGGGCTGTCTCCGTACCCTCTTGTCAAACATTTGTGTTCACCTCACAGACAACGCAATACCCATCAAATCGTGGTTCAGCGACCCAAGCGACACGGCTCTACTTAACCTGCTACCCATGCTAGACGCACTGAGGTATGTCTCAAAGATATTACACCTGTGACGAGCTGCCAAGATTAGTGGTGCCTCTCATCATAACTTATTATTAGTATGTTGATTTTTCCATAGTAATGTTTCTTTATCTTGCCCTCTTCCTCTCAATCTCAGGTTCACCTCAGATGTCCGATCCGTCCTCAGTCGAAAACTCCAGCATCCGCTATGGGGATTCGACCATCCGAGCTAGTATCAGCACCTTCACttcctctcttttttttttttttgaatgccCTTTCTCCTGGTTTGCAGGACCCCTTCCTCTGCTCTGCCCACATCTCTCAATATCCACGGTGTGACCCTTTTTAAGAAGAGGGAGGGCAAAGACTGGGGGCCACAAATACAGAGGGGGGGGGCTACGTAtaaggaaaacaaagtggagagggcaaggttgttgttttttttcctGAATGGAAACTCTTGCCTTTACAGTCCTTGGATTCTGGGAGTTCATGTCGAGTGTTTGTGTAAATTTGTGAGTCGACTTGCAttagttaaatatttttttttttatagataaATTATGAAATCTTTTTAACTATTGACTATGGAAATACTGATGATATGAGACTATAAAGAAACCAGTCATTTCTTATTTCCCATCCCATCTTTATGATAGTTTATGCCCCTAGAACTCAACTCTCTCTCCACTACTATACCCAGTCTATCATTCTTTTTCAACATGTCTGTTAATCTTTTCCGTTTATCAGCTACCTTCTCAGGTAAGGGTACTTTTAATAGTTTGGTTCTGGAGTTAAAGTTAAGATTTAAGGAACAACTAATAGATAACTGATCAACAAGCTTAAATAGAACTGAATATTTACTCAGTGGTTAGGGATGGACTGGGTCGGGCCAGGTTGGCAATATCTTTCAATTATTGGGATGTGTGGATTTTTACTGAGGGGTCAACAGGGTGGTTAAGTAATGAGTTATTTTCTCCCTTTGTTGAGAATATTTTTTTACTCTTAAATAATTTGTGTTCTATTCAGAGATTTACAGAAATAGCTGAAAATTACTTGAATGTTTAGTTGATAGAGAAGATTTTTACCGTACTTCTCCATCCACAGAGCAAAGATGGGTTTTCTTTTTGATTATAAAACAAGCATTCCATTCATGGGCACGTTTTCTTCCTTGAGCCTGATTTACACCCATTC
Coding sequences:
- the LOC139536860 gene encoding CTD nuclear envelope phosphatase 1A-like, whose translation is MLKTRHRLLGIHTFVGVTSRIWGFILYILRKQLRTVIQYQTVRYDTLPLSPVSRNRLDAVKRKILVLDLDETLVHSHHDGAGRFKGRSKVRPGTPPDFILTVVIDKHPFRFLVHKRPHVDFFLEVVSQWYELVVFTASMEIYGSAVSDKLDRDILKRRYYRQHCTLDLGSYFKDLSVVHNDLSSVVILDNSPGAYRIHPDNAIPIKSWFSDPSDTALLNLLPMLDALRFTSDVRSVLSRKLQHPLWGFDHPS